The DNA region CGAGGTGGCGCAGCGCGTCGACGAACGCGATCGACGTGGAGGAGGCAGGCACTCCCGCCGCGGCGGCGACGGCCGACACCTGGTCGGCCGCGCCCTGCGGTCCGAACACGAAGCTGCCCGAGGTGCAGGCCCACATCACGGCGTCGGGTTCATCGGCGGCCAGCGCCGCGGCGCCGTCGGCGAGTCGGGTGGTGCTACCGAGGTCGAGCAGCGCGTCGACGCGGTGGGCGTCCTCACCGACCGAGGTGATCACCACCGGCAGTCGCACGGCGCCGCCGACCCGGGTCTCGAGAGCGGGGAAGTCGTCCTCGGCGCTGTGACCGGGGTAGAGCAGGCCCACTGTCGGCATGCGTCCTCCTTGACTGACATGACGGAATTGCAGAATTGTCAACAATACTAACGGTCAGCGTTCCATCAACTGCTGCCCGGGGCCGACCGCCTTGCGGCCGATCAGGTTCAGCGCCAGCCACATCGTGACCTGGTTAGCGGTCAGCACCGGCTTGCGCAGTTCGGCTTCCAAACGGGCGATGACGTCGTAGGTCGGCATGTTCGTGCAGCTGATGAACACCGCCTGGGCGTGGTCGTTGTCGGTGTCGCGGACCAGTTGGGCGGTGACGTCGTGGGGCACCGTCCAGATGTCGGAGATCAGCCCGAGGCCGGTGGCGGCGGTGACCTCGACCCCGGCCTCGCCGAGGAAGGCGGTCAGCCCCACGGTCAGGTCCGCGGTGTAGGGCGTGGCGGTGGCGATCCGGCTGATCCCCAGGTAGCGCAGGGCCGCGAGCAGGGCCCCGCTGGTGGTCAGCGCCGCGGGGGCGCCGGCCTCCGTCATCGCGGTCACCAGCGCCTGCTCGGCCATCGGTCCGCCGACGAAGCTGCCCGAGGTGCACGCATACGCGGTGACCAGCGGCGACACCGCGGAGACGTCCATGACGGCGCGCGCGGCACTCTCCGGGTCGGAGATGTGCATCGCCATCTCCATCGTCGCCGCCATCGGGGCGTAGGGCAGCCGGGTGCAGTGCAGGCTGACGTCGTCGGGAAGCCATCGCCATAACTCCCGGTCAAGAGCGAAGTCATAGGGCACGACGACTCCGATCCCGGCCTGGTGCAGGGGCGGCGAGGGGTTCATTTGCACAGTGTGAGGCCGGTCTGACCCGCCCGCAAGTCTGATTGTTGACAATCGGACGGTCAGGTTCCTAGCCTCGTCCCCGTGCCTCGAACAAGACCGGTGGTGGCGGTGCTGTGCGCCAAAGCCGACGACCGGCCACCCGGGCTCGACGATATCGATGTTGACCTGCGTTTTTGTGCCGCCGACGGGCTCGCCGACGCGGTCCGCGGAGCCCGGGGACTGCTGCTTTGGGACTACTTCTCGACCGCCGTGCGCGACGTCTGGTCCGACGCCGGCGACCTCGAGTGGATTCACATCACCGCCGCCGGGGTCGACACGCTGCTGTTCGACGACCTGCGCAACTCCGACGTCGTGGTGACCAATGCCCGCGGGGTGTTCGACCGGCCGCTGGCCGAGTACGTGCTCGGCGCCGTGCTGGCCCACGCCAAGGACAGCCGCACCAGCTTCGACCTGCAGCGCCGCCACGAGTGGCGACACCGCGAGACCCGCAGCATCACCGGCGCCACCGCGCTGGTGGTCGGCACCGGCGGCATCGGCCGTGAGATCGCCAAGCTGTTGCGCGCGGCCGGCATGGTGGTGCGCGGCGCGGGCCGCCGACCCGTCGCCGACGATCCGGACTTCGGCGAAATCGTGGACAGCGCCGAGTTGGCCGCGCACGCGGGGTGGTGTGACCACCTGGTCCTGGCCGCGCCGCTGACCCCGGCGACCCGCGGCATGGTGGACCAGGCAGTGTTGGACGCGATGAAACCCGACGCGCATCTGATCAACATCGCCCGCGGCCCGATGGTCGACCAGGCGGCACTGCTGACGGCGTTGACGCAGGGACAGATCGGGGGAGCGACGCTCGACGTGTTCGACACCGAACCGCTGCCTGCCGAGCACCCGCTGTGGGACGCCCCGAACACGACGATCACCGCGCACATGTCGGCCGACGTGATCGGCTGGCGCGACGAGTTGGCCGCCCAGTTCGCCGCCAACGCCCGTCGCTGGCTGGCCGGCGAACCGCTGCACAACGTCGTCGACAAGAAACTGGGTTATGTCCCGGGCGGGGCCGCGTGATGTTCGAGGCCACCGAACTTGTTGCGGGATACCGGGATCGGACGATCTCGCCGGTCGAGGCGACCCGCGCCGCGCTGGACGCGATCGACGCCCACAACCCGGCGGTCAACGCCTTCGTGTTGGTGGACGCCGAGGGTGCGCTCGCTGCGGCCAAAGCCTCGGAGGCGCGGTGGCATGCGGGCGAGTCGCTCGGACCGGGTGACGGGGTTCCGACGTCGATCAAGGACGTGTTCCTGACGCGGGGGTGGCCGACGCTGCGGGGCAGCGCCCTGATCGACCCGGCGGGGCCGTGGGACGAGGACTCGCCGTGTGTGGCGCGGTTGCGGGAGACCGGCGCGGTGATCCTCGGCAAGACGACGTCACCGGAGTACGCGTGGAAGGGTGTCACCGACTCGCTGCGCTTCGGCGCCACCGGCAACCCGTGGGATCCGGCGGTGACGGCGGGCGGGTCCAGTGGCGGCAGCGCGGCGGCGGTCGGACTGGGGATGGGGCCGTGGTCGGTGGGCACCGACGGTGGTGGCTCCGTGCGCATTCCGGCGGCGTTCACCGGGACGGTCGCGCTGAAGCCGACGTTCGGCCTGATCCCGCACTACCCGGCCAGTCCGTTCGGGACGCTGGCGCATTCGGGTCCGATGACCCGCACGGTGCGCGACACCGCGGCCCTGATGGATGTGATCACCGGGTTCGACGGGCGGGACTGGTCGGCGCTGCCGACGCCGACGGGGTCGTTCCTCGACGGACTCGACGCCGGGGTCGCGGGCCTGCGGATCGGCTACTCACCGAACCTCGGCTTCGGCCACAACGACCCGGAGGTCGACGCCGCAGTGCGGGCCGCGGTGGCGGTGCTGGCCGACGCGGGCGCGGTGGTCGAGGAGGTCGATCCGGAGTTCGGCGACCCGGTGGAGGCGTTCCATGTGCTGTGGTTCTCGGGGGAGGCCAAGGTGCTGGAGGGCTACGGCGATCTCGCGGGCTTGGCAGGCCGCGCCGATCCCGGACTGCTGCGCACCGCGCAGATCGGGGAGACGCTGTCGGCGTCGGACTACCTCGATGCGACGGCGGTGCGAATGCGGTTGGGGCAGTTGATGGGTCGGTTCCATCAGAGCTACGACGTGCTGCTGACGCCGACGCTGCCGCTGCCCGCGTTCCCGGTGGGCCAGGACGTGCCGGACGGGTCGGCGTCGCCGAACTGGACGAGTTGGACGCCCTACACCTATCCGTTCAACATGACCCAGCAGCCCGCGCTGAGCGTGCCGTGCGGGTTCACCGCCGCGGGCCTGCCGGTCGGCCTGCAGATCGTCGGCCCTCGGCACGCCGACGCGCTGGTGCTGCGGGTCGGTCAGGCATACCAGGAAGCCACCGAATGGCACCGTCGCACACCAACACTCGTGGCCCAGGAGGACTTCACATGACCCAGAGCAGACTGATCACCGTCTCGCTGGACAAGCGGGGTGTGTCGTGCACGGCCCGGCTTCTCGACGAGCAGGCGCCGCGGACGTGTGCGGCGGTGTGGGATGCGCTGCCGTTGTCCTCGCAGGTGTTCCATGGCAAATATGCCCGCAACGAGATCTACACGCTGCTGCCGGCGTTCTCGGGCGCCGACCCGGGCAAGGAGAACACCACGGTCACACCGATTCCCGGTGACCTGTGCTGGTTTTCGTTCGACTCCGACGACCTGGGCAACCCGGCGTACGGGTACGAGAACACCACCGGCACCGGGACGACCGGCGGGATCGTCGACCTGGCGCTGTTCTACGGGCGCAACAACCTGCTCATCAACGGCGACCAGGGCTGGATACCCGGCAATGTGTTCGGCGAGATCATCGACGGCCTCGACGAGATGGCCGCGGCGTGCCAGGACCTGTGGATGGGCGGCGTGCGCGGCGAGACGCTGAGCTTTCAGCGCGCCTGAACGACGGCCGCCTCGGCGGGCGCGGGAGGCTCGAACGCGTCGGGCCGCATGGCGTAGCTGATCAGCGCGACCGCCAGCAGCCCCAGCGACGCCACCACCGCGACCTTGGTGGAACGCTGGGTCTCGAACAGGCCGTGGCGCATGGCATGTCGGGCGTCGCGGATCGCTTCCCGGCTGGCGAACCGCAGCGGGTTCTCGACGAAGTGGTACGACGCGATCGCCAGCCCGAAGGTCAGCGCCAGCACGCAGACGTAGAAGTTCACGCTGGTCGCCATCAAGGCCGTGAGGAAGATGATCACCGGCCAGTGCATCAGGTACAGCGAATACGCCAGGTCGCCCACATAGGTGCTGACGCGGTTGCGGAGCAGAACCTGGAATTTCGGTTCGGTTCCGACGCCGGCTGCGATCACCATCGCCGCACCGGCCACCGGCAGCAGCGCCCACGGCGCCGGGAAGCCCGCGGTGCCGTCGATGAGGACCATGCCGGCGCCGACGAGGCCCAGTCCCACCCACGACAACACCGGCCGAAGAATGTCCGGCATCGTGGCGAGCACGCCTACCGCGGTCGCCAGCATCGCGCCGATGCCCAACTCCCACACCCGGGTGAGGGTGCTGAAGAACGCCCACGACGGAGACGTCGCGCTCTGGTAGAGCGCCCACCCCAGGGACGCGCCGACGACCACTCCCATGACGGCGCCGGTCAGCAGCATCCAGCGACCGCTGGACCACGCCTTACGAACCGCAACAAGGGTGGCGACAAAGATCAGTGCGGGCCACACGAGATAGAACTGCTCCTCGACCGCCAGCGCCCAGTAGTGCTGGACGGGCGAAACCGCTTCGGCCGCCGTAAGGTAACTCGTATCCCCGGCAGCAAAGTGCCAGTTCGCGATGAAGAAGAACGCGAACACTGCGTCGACGCCGACCTCACGTGCTCCGGGGGGCGGAAGTACATACACCGAGACGGCCCAGGTCAGGATCAGCACGATGGTGGCCGCCGGGACGATCCGGCGGACGCGGTTCCAGTAGAAGTCCCGGAAGTCCACACGACCGGTCTGCTCGGTGTGGCGCAGCAGGCTGTCGGTGACGAGGAAACCGGAGATGACGAAGAAGACGTCGATGCCGACGAACCCGCCTTGCGGGACGCCCCACAGGTGGTAGGCGAGCACCGCGAGGATGGCCACGGCCCGCAAACCTTGGATATCCAGACGAATGTTTGCTCGTTCCGCTCTGCGGCGACGGCGTTCTGATGTTTCCCGATATCTGTCGAGCGCAGTGGTCATGACGAAGGCCCCCCGGCTGAATATTCGCGTGCGTCAGATCTTCGCCAAAACTACCGCAGCGTGCGCTATGGCAATAGTTCTGTGACTCGGATCACTGCGCCGGGCGCTGGTGCTCGGGGGCCAGCGGAATCGCGCCGGCTGCCAGGTTCCTGCGGCGTTTCTGTTGATCTGCTTGGGATTTCGTCGGCGAGCGGATTTGCGCCTTATCGTTACCCCTGACCAGCCAAAAGCTGGAGCGTTTTTCGACAAGCCGCACGTCGCTGAGTCCAACGAGGGAATCAGACACTGCCGCAATGGTTTTGGGTTCACTGACCTCAAAGGAATGACTATGAAGAACAGCATCATCGCGGCAGTGGTGGCCACCTGCGCTCTGACCGCCGGAACCATCGGGGCCGCTGGGCCTGCGGTTGCGGCCAGAGACGGCAAGATCCACACCACCGGATCCGACGACATGACGTGGGTGATGCCTGACGTCGACGGGATGGTGCTCAAGCACGCGATCATCACCGTTTCGGACGTCACCGCACCGGTGGCCCTCAACATCGGAACAGTCGCGAAGGGTGATCAACCGGTGATCAACCAGGAGGACTGGGTCGTCTGCGGGCAGTCGCCGAAAGAGGGCGCCAAGATCTCGCAGGAGACGTTGAAGGTGGTCCTCGCGGTTCAGCGACCCCACGACTCGAGCTGCGCGTAGCCGCCGCCGCTTCTCGCGCGGCCGGGTTTGCGCGGGTCAAGATCGAAATCTCGCCGAGCAAACCCGACGAGACCGTTTTGTGACCGACTTCTGCTGTTCATTCGGATACTGTCCCTAGGGGGTTGGGACAGATTCGAGGGGGCAGATGGTGCGTAAGCAAGTGTTCGGCGTGATGGCGATTTCGTGTGCAATGTTCGCGCCGACCGTAGGTTTAGCAGCGCCTGCGATGGCGGCGCCGGTGGTGGTTGCGCCGCAGGCGCCCACCGAGGTCTGGGTGATGCCGAACGTGCGAAATACGGTGCTGAGCCAGGCCGTCAAGGCTGTTCGCGATGTGACCGGCGACGCCGAGATCGACCTGCGACTTATCGATCTGAGAAACGGCCAAGAGGTGATCAACCAGTCGAACTGGGCGGTCTGCTCGCAGACGCCGTCTGCGGGCGGGACGATTTCTCAGTCGACAAAGAGGGTCATCCTTTACGTCAAGCGCTTCAACCAAGCTAGCTGCCGATAGCTTGCTGGTTTAAGGCCCAGGCGCAGTGCCTGGGCTACCACAATGCGACGAGGTCCACAGATCCAAGACGGACAACCCGGCGCTGCGCAGCAAGCGGTGCATCACCGGCAGACTCAGCCCGATGACATTGGACGGGTCGCCTTCGATCTTCTCAATGAACCATCCGCCCAGGCCGTCCAACGTGAATGCGCCTGCCACATCTAGGGGTTCACCGCTGTCCACATAGCCGGTCAGCTCCTCTTCGGAGGGCTCGCCGAAATGCACTGTGGTGCTGCCGGTATCGCCTGCGGTGTGGGTGATGACCCCCGCGGTGATCCGCAGCAGTGCGTGCCCGGTCAGCAGGTGGCCGGTGGTGCCGGCCATCGACTGCCATTGCAGGCGCGCGGCCACTGCGGAACCTGGCTTGCCGTACAACTCGCCGTCCCGGTACAGCATCGAATCGCAGCCGATGACCACGCAGTCCGCGGCGACATCCTCCGGAAGTTGGGCGGCGACGCTGAGCGCTTTGGCGTTGGCGAGCTTGGCCACCACCGCCTCGGGCGGAGTCTCCGGCTCGAATGACGCGAGCAGTGCATCCTCGTCGACGTGGGAGACGATGACCAGCGGATCGATGCCGGCCTGACGCAGCACCCGCAGCCGGCCCGACGATGCCGACCCCAGGACGACCCGGGTCATCGCTGCCGTCTGCTCTTCGCGCGAGCGCTCATCGCCGCATATGCGTGCGCTCCAGCAAGGTCACCCGCTGCCAACTGGAGGTGTTGTAGCGCAGCTTGTCCACCGGGTGGCCCCACAGGTTGAGCTCCTGTGGGCCGGGCTGGCCGGCGGCGCCACCGCCGGCACCGGCCAGCACGGTCACCAGGGCGGCGATCTCCTCCGTCGTGGGAGCACCCTTGACGACGTGGAAATGCGGGTCCGGGGCGGGCGGGTCGTCGATCGTCATGTCCCGCGGGTCGGAGACCTCGACGATGTCGGCGGTGTGGTCCATTGCGGCCTCTCAGAGAAGTGTTGGTGCTACCCCAGATCGCTGGTGATCAGAGCGGGATGTTGCCGTGCTTCTTCGGCGGGGTCTGCACGACCTTGCGCTCCAGCAGCCGCAGTGCGGTGCCGATGTAGCCGCGGGTCTGCGACGGCGGGATGACCGCGTCGACGTAGCCACGCTCGGCGGCGATGTACGGGTTCACCAAAGTGTCCTCGTAGGTCTGTTGCAGCTCCAGGCGCAGCGCATCGACGTCGTCACCGTTCTTGGCCGCCTCCTTGAGTTGGCCGCGGTAGACGAAGCCCACCGCGCCTGAGGCGCCCATTACGGCGATCTGAGCGGTCGGCCAGGCGACGTTGACGTCACATCCCATGTCCTTGGACCCCATCACGCAGTACGCGCCGCCGTAGGCCTTGCGGGTGATGACGGTGATCTTCGCGACGGTGGCCTCGCCGTAGGCGTAGAGCAGCTTGGCGCCGCGGCGGATGATGCCGTTGTACTCCTGCTCGGTGCCCGGCAGGAAGCCCGGCACGTCGACCAGCATGACGATTGGGATGTTGAAGCAGTCGCAGGTCCGCACGAACCGTGCGGCCTTCTCCGAGGCGTTGATGTCCAGGCAGCCGGCGAACTGGGTGGGCTGGTTGGCCACGATGCCGACCGGACGGCCGTCGACGCGGCCGAACCCGACGATGATGTTGCCGGCGTA from Mycobacterium sp. DL includes:
- a CDS encoding D-2-hydroxyacid dehydrogenase, whose product is MPRTRPVVAVLCAKADDRPPGLDDIDVDLRFCAADGLADAVRGARGLLLWDYFSTAVRDVWSDAGDLEWIHITAAGVDTLLFDDLRNSDVVVTNARGVFDRPLAEYVLGAVLAHAKDSRTSFDLQRRHEWRHRETRSITGATALVVGTGGIGREIAKLLRAAGMVVRGAGRRPVADDPDFGEIVDSAELAAHAGWCDHLVLAAPLTPATRGMVDQAVLDAMKPDAHLINIARGPMVDQAALLTALTQGQIGGATLDVFDTEPLPAEHPLWDAPNTTITAHMSADVIGWRDELAAQFAANARRWLAGEPLHNVVDKKLGYVPGGAA
- a CDS encoding acyl-CoA carboxylase subunit epsilon, whose product is MDHTADIVEVSDPRDMTIDDPPAPDPHFHVVKGAPTTEEIAALVTVLAGAGGGAAGQPGPQELNLWGHPVDKLRYNTSSWQRVTLLERTHMRR
- a CDS encoding acyltransferase, translating into MAILAVLAYHLWGVPQGGFVGIDVFFVISGFLVTDSLLRHTEQTGRVDFRDFYWNRVRRIVPAATIVLILTWAVSVYVLPPPGAREVGVDAVFAFFFIANWHFAAGDTSYLTAAEAVSPVQHYWALAVEEQFYLVWPALIFVATLVAVRKAWSSGRWMLLTGAVMGVVVGASLGWALYQSATSPSWAFFSTLTRVWELGIGAMLATAVGVLATMPDILRPVLSWVGLGLVGAGMVLIDGTAGFPAPWALLPVAGAAMVIAAGVGTEPKFQVLLRNRVSTYVGDLAYSLYLMHWPVIIFLTALMATSVNFYVCVLALTFGLAIASYHFVENPLRFASREAIRDARHAMRHGLFETQRSTKVAVVASLGLLAVALISYAMRPDAFEPPAPAEAAVVQAR
- a CDS encoding Asp/Glu racemase, encoding MNPSPPLHQAGIGVVVPYDFALDRELWRWLPDDVSLHCTRLPYAPMAATMEMAMHISDPESAARAVMDVSAVSPLVTAYACTSGSFVGGPMAEQALVTAMTEAGAPAALTTSGALLAALRYLGISRIATATPYTADLTVGLTAFLGEAGVEVTAATGLGLISDIWTVPHDVTAQLVRDTDNDHAQAVFISCTNMPTYDVIARLEAELRKPVLTANQVTMWLALNLIGRKAVGPGQQLMER
- a CDS encoding DUF3830 family protein; protein product: MTQSRLITVSLDKRGVSCTARLLDEQAPRTCAAVWDALPLSSQVFHGKYARNEIYTLLPAFSGADPGKENTTVTPIPGDLCWFSFDSDDLGNPAYGYENTTGTGTTGGIVDLALFYGRNNLLINGDQGWIPGNVFGEIIDGLDEMAAACQDLWMGGVRGETLSFQRA
- a CDS encoding nucleoside triphosphate pyrophosphatase; translated protein: MTRVVLGSASSGRLRVLRQAGIDPLVIVSHVDEDALLASFEPETPPEAVVAKLANAKALSVAAQLPEDVAADCVVIGCDSMLYRDGELYGKPGSAVAARLQWQSMAGTTGHLLTGHALLRITAGVITHTAGDTGSTTVHFGEPSEEELTGYVDSGEPLDVAGAFTLDGLGGWFIEKIEGDPSNVIGLSLPVMHRLLRSAGLSVLDLWTSSHCGSPGTAPGP
- a CDS encoding amidase, producing MFEATELVAGYRDRTISPVEATRAALDAIDAHNPAVNAFVLVDAEGALAAAKASEARWHAGESLGPGDGVPTSIKDVFLTRGWPTLRGSALIDPAGPWDEDSPCVARLRETGAVILGKTTSPEYAWKGVTDSLRFGATGNPWDPAVTAGGSSGGSAAAVGLGMGPWSVGTDGGGSVRIPAAFTGTVALKPTFGLIPHYPASPFGTLAHSGPMTRTVRDTAALMDVITGFDGRDWSALPTPTGSFLDGLDAGVAGLRIGYSPNLGFGHNDPEVDAAVRAAVAVLADAGAVVEEVDPEFGDPVEAFHVLWFSGEAKVLEGYGDLAGLAGRADPGLLRTAQIGETLSASDYLDATAVRMRLGQLMGRFHQSYDVLLTPTLPLPAFPVGQDVPDGSASPNWTSWTPYTYPFNMTQQPALSVPCGFTAAGLPVGLQIVGPRHADALVLRVGQAYQEATEWHRRTPTLVAQEDFT